The Maridesulfovibrio zosterae DSM 11974 genome contains a region encoding:
- a CDS encoding aspartate aminotransferase family protein, whose product MTKYDTLVAKEQKSICNTYGRYPVSVARAKGSRLWDIDGKEYIDLLSGISVVNIGHCREDLVEVMTEQARKLVQVSNLFYQEEQVECAEKLLTTCGADRVFFCNSGAEANEAAIKLARRYMRTIKERDAYEIITLEGSFHGRTLATLTATGQAGPIKDGFAPLPEGFKYVPTGDIEALKAAITDKTAAIMIEMVQGEGGIKPLPAEYVKAIENLVAENDILLIVDEVQSGLCRTGKWWAHQHYGVTPHIFTSAKALANGLPMGAMLATEAIAKGFTPGSHATTFGGGALVAKVSSKVLDIMTEEKIADRAAEMGDFFITEALKIQKKFPEKINSVRGLGLMLGVELSFDGSEVFTQLRDKGFILNLTKGKILRLLPALTIDKKDLETFLKTLEELLSI is encoded by the coding sequence ATGACTAAATACGATACACTTGTGGCAAAAGAACAAAAATCTATCTGTAATACTTACGGTCGGTATCCTGTCAGTGTAGCCAGAGCCAAAGGCTCCAGACTTTGGGATATTGACGGAAAAGAGTATATAGATCTCCTCTCCGGTATTTCTGTAGTCAATATCGGCCACTGCCGTGAAGACTTAGTAGAAGTTATGACTGAACAGGCCCGCAAACTGGTTCAAGTCAGCAATCTATTCTATCAGGAAGAACAAGTCGAATGCGCTGAAAAACTTCTTACAACATGCGGTGCTGACAGAGTCTTTTTCTGTAACTCAGGAGCTGAAGCCAATGAAGCCGCTATCAAGCTGGCTAGAAGATATATGCGCACTATAAAAGAGAGGGATGCTTATGAAATCATTACTCTTGAAGGCTCATTTCATGGCAGAACACTTGCTACGCTGACAGCTACAGGACAGGCCGGCCCGATCAAAGATGGTTTTGCTCCGCTACCTGAAGGCTTTAAATATGTTCCAACGGGAGATATTGAAGCACTTAAAGCTGCAATTACTGATAAGACAGCAGCCATCATGATTGAAATGGTTCAAGGCGAAGGCGGGATCAAACCCCTGCCAGCCGAATATGTAAAAGCCATTGAGAACCTTGTTGCTGAAAATGATATCCTGCTTATTGTGGATGAAGTCCAGTCAGGCCTTTGTAGAACAGGTAAATGGTGGGCACATCAGCATTACGGAGTAACTCCGCATATTTTCACCTCTGCAAAAGCTCTAGCCAACGGCCTGCCTATGGGAGCCATGCTGGCAACTGAAGCAATAGCTAAAGGCTTCACACCCGGAAGCCACGCTACCACCTTTGGCGGAGGGGCTCTGGTTGCAAAAGTTTCTTCTAAAGTTCTTGACATAATGACTGAAGAAAAAATTGCTGATAGAGCAGCTGAAATGGGCGATTTCTTCATAACCGAAGCCCTCAAAATACAGAAAAAATTCCCTGAAAAAATCAACTCAGTCAGAGGACTTGGACTCATGCTCGGAGTTGAGCTCTCCTTTGACGGCAGTGAAGTTTTTACACAGCTCCGTGATAAAGGTTTTATACTGAATCTGACCAAAGGAAAAATACTTAGACTGCTTCCTGCGCTGACTATTGATAAAAAAGATCTGGAAACATTTCTGAAGACACTGGAAGAACTCCTTTCTATCTAA